A stretch of Triticum aestivum cultivar Chinese Spring chromosome 1D, IWGSC CS RefSeq v2.1, whole genome shotgun sequence DNA encodes these proteins:
- the LOC123182840 gene encoding uncharacterized protein, protein MPPLEALLGAAELWRPAARGASGWATAAALLLLLVAHLSVLLVRRRRRGRARLARQQEDAPAAPASPSPSSGSGSSSGSGVEGLVTEDDLRQLVGSLGVGARQPELEGWDPVIAKGNDAVSYKAWCERTADGTPRYLSVTTYEGCSAELLRDFYMDNEYRMEWDNTVIKHEQLQCDENSGIEIGRTVKKFPLLTPREYILAWRVWASDENSFYCLVKECEHSLAPIQRKFVRVRLLRSGWCIRKVPGRDACEITVLHHEDNGMNIEMAKLAFSKGIWNYICKMNNALRRYPQHRGPSISISTMRRLTKKFPQDLQINMDESNRCPVNTAAAVAPPTPSSGTSPCKQLGKKSSRETIASGLLLIGSIVCLSKGRSNLGAQLAMAFFLKKAFKQDKESGSSPRGRTDTTVPMQ, encoded by the exons ATGCCGCCGCTGGAGGCCCTCCTCGGCGCCGCCGAGCTCTGGCGCCCCGCGGCGCGCGGGGCCAGCGGCTgggccaccgccgccgcgctcctcctGCTCCTCGTCGCCCACCTCTCCGTCctcctcgtccgccgccgccgccgggggcgCGCACGCCTTGCCCGGCAGCAGGAGGATGCCCCCGCGGcgcccgcctccccctccccgtccTCCGGGTCCGGGTCCAGCTCCGGCTCAGG GGTGGAGGGCCTCGTGACGGAGGACGATCTGAGGCAGCTGGTGGGCAGCCTGGGGGTCGGCGCCCGCCAGCCGGAGCTCGAGGGCTGGGATCCCGTCATCGCCAAGGGGAACGACGCCGTCTCCTACAAGGCGTGGTGCGAGAGGACCGCG GATGGCACACCTAGATATCTTAGTGTGACAACTTATGAGGGATGCTCAGCAGAGCTTTTGAGGGACTTTTACATGGATAATGAGTACAGAATGGAGTGGGATAACACCGTGATAAAGCATGAGCAGCTGCAGTGTGATGAAAATAGCGGAATTGAGATAGGGCGAACAGTTAAGAAGTTCCCTCTTTTAACACCAAGAGAGTACATATTGGCATGGCGAGTTTGGGCATCAGATGAGAACTCTTTCTATTGCTTGGTCAAG GAATGTGAACACTCTCTTGCGCCAATACAAAGAAAATTTGTTCGAGTACGACTTCTGAGATCGGGGTGGTGTATTAGGAAAG TCCCTGGAAGAGACGCATGTGAAATCACAGTGCTGCACCATGAAGACAATGGCATGAACATCGAGATGGCAAAGCTAGCCTTTTCCAAGGGCATCTGGAATTATATTTGTAAAATGAACAATGCTTTACGCCGGTATCCTCAGCACCGTGGTCCGTCGATATCAATTTCGACCATGCGAAGACTTACCAAGAAG TTTCCCCAGGACTTGCAGATCAACATGGATGAAAGTAATCGATGTCCAGTGAATACAGCTGCGGCTGTTGCTCCTCCTACACCTTCATCCGGAACTTCTCCCTGCAAGCAGCTAGGGAAGAAGTCATCACGGGAAACGATTGCAAGTGGACTTTTGCTAATTGGAAGCATCGTTTGTCTGTCGAAAGGTCGATCTAACCTCGGCGCACAGCTTGCCATGGCATTCTTCCTGAAGAAGGCCTTTAAGCAGGACAAAGAATCAGGCTCTTCGCCAAGGGGAAGAACTGATACGACGGTGCCCATGCAGTAG